From a single Apium graveolens cultivar Ventura chromosome 2, ASM990537v1, whole genome shotgun sequence genomic region:
- the LOC141686933 gene encoding uncharacterized protein LOC141686933, translating into MCQIFVTQFQVSVTYSPPSNTLDNIKQREAESLREYFKYFNTEVSKVRRAPYETYKNFMIAGVKPCTEFWKELQREEPKTLNDFYNKTESHKVVEESLANLKRNSFGNNGTWNKNKRTRKGYVYPQQRKQARYMEYTPLKAPINHIFEMGDKACIFKKPYRSGPSGMRDEEKYCVFHDANGHDTADCHHLKDHIEDLIHNGYVRYI; encoded by the exons ATGTGTCAAATTTTTGTCACCCAGTTTCAAGTATCAGTTACGTATTCACCACCTTCTAATACTTTGGATAACATTAAACAGCGAGAAGCTGAATCATTAAGGGAATACTTTAAGTATTTTAATACTGAGGTATCAAAGGTAAGGAGAGCTCCATATGAAACCTATAAGAACTTCATGATAGCTGGGGTGAAACCATGCACAGAATTCTGGAAGGAGCTTCAACGTGAGGAACCTAAAACCCTCAATGACTTCTACaacaaaacagaatcacacaaGGTGGTGGAGGAGTCACTGGCAAACCTTAAGAGAAATTCTTTTGGAAACAATGGGACTTGGAACAAGAATAAAAGGACTAG GAAGGGGTATGTATATCCGCAACAAAGGAAACAAGCTAGGTACATGGAGTATACACCTTTGAAAGCTCCAATCAACCATATTTTTGAGATGGGAGACAAGGCATGTATCTTCAAGAAGCCATACAGGTCAGGGCCATCAGGGATGAGAGATGAAGAAAAGTATTGTGTCTTCCATGATGCCAATGGCCATGATACAGCTGACTGTCATCACCTGAAGGATCACATCGAGGATCTGATACATAATggttatgttagatatatttga